One genomic segment of Acanthochromis polyacanthus isolate Apoly-LR-REF ecotype Palm Island chromosome 9, KAUST_Apoly_ChrSc, whole genome shotgun sequence includes these proteins:
- the LOC110951975 gene encoding Golgi reassembly-stacking protein 2-like, whose amino-acid sequence MGGSQSVEIPGGGSEGYHVLRVQENSPGHRAGLEPFFDFIVSINNTRLNKDNDTLKDLLKASVEKPVKMLVYSSKTLELRESTVTPSNLWGGQGLLGVSIRFCSFEGANENVWHVLEVESNSPAALAGLRPHTDYIIGADTVMNESEDLFSLIESHEGKGLKLYVYNTDTDNCREVVITPNSAWGGEGSLGCGIGYGYLHRIPTRPFEEGKKISFPGNSPSEPVSPLKDGFTEVQLSAVTPPPTAPAVPSGLEDSLSSLSISSAPPTMPSELQTGLPTVPLLPSSTNPSLTPLTPLNPAATSFNPATTLPGLMPLPAGLPPLPNLPNLNLPLPDLSAVSLAGSSTLPPPLGTTVPPLAPLPPLNLPGLAPLPPLPTMLPSQLPPLLSQGVTPLVPASISTPPATVPAAESTAPREAVSETPAPTEATLPSS is encoded by the exons ATGGGAGGTTCGCAGAGTGTGGAGATACCGGGAGGAGGCTCCGAGGGCTACCACGTCCTCCGG GTTCAGGAGAACTCGCCTGGACATCGGGCAGGACTGGAGCCTTTCTTTGACTTCATTGTCTCCATCAATAACACCAGACTG AACAAGGACAACGACACCTTGAAGGACCTGCTCAAAGCCAGTGTGGAGAAGCCAGTGAAGATGCTGGTTTACTCATCAAAGACCCTGGAGCTGCGGGAGTCCACCGTCACACCCAGCAACCTGTGGGGGGGCCAGGGCTTGCTTGGCGTCTCGATCCGCTTTTGCAGTTTTGAGGGAGCTAACGAGAATGTTTGGCATGTGCTG GAAGTGGAGTCTAATTCTCCAGCAGCACTCGCCGGCTTGCGGCCACACACCGACTACATCATTGGAGCCGACACCGTTATGAATGAG TCTGAGGACCTTTTCTCTCTGATAGAGAGCCACGAGGGGAAGGGTCTGAAGCTCTATGTATACAACACAGACACTGATAACTGCAGGGAGGTGGTCATTACACCTAACAGCGCATGGGGAGGAGAGGGCAG CCTTGGGTGTGGGATTGGTTACGGATACCTCCACAGGATTCCCACCCGGCCTTTCGAGGAGGGGAAGAAGATTAGCTTCCCAGGAAACTCTCCCAGCGAGCCTGTCAGTCCACTGAAGGACGGATTCACAGAG GTCCAACTTTCGGCCGTGACGCCACCTCCCACTGCTCCCGCTGTCCCCTCCGGCCTTGAAGACTCGCTGTCCAGCCTGTCAATCAGCTCAGCCCCGCCCACCATGCCCAGTGAGCTACAGACAG GTTTGCCTACAGTCCCTCTGCTCCCCTCCTCCACCAacccctccctcacccccctcacTCCACTCAATCCTGCCGCCACCAGCTTCAACCCGGCCACCACGCTACCAG GTCTGATGCCCCTCCCAGCTGGCTTACCTCCACTCCCTAACCTCCCTAACCTGAACCTGCCACTCCCAGACCTCAGTGCCGTGTCACTAGCAGGCAGTAGCACCTTACCACCACCATTGGGAACGACAG TTCCACCTCTGGCTCCACTCCCTCCCCTGAACCTCCCAGGTCTGGCCCCGTTGCCCCCTCTGCCCACCATGCTGCCCTCCCAGctgcctcctctcctctctcaggGCGTGACTCCCCTGGTGCCCGCCTCCATCTCCACCCCTCCAGCGACCGTCCCAGCCGCCGAATCCACAGCGCCAAGAGAAGCTGTCTCAGAAACACCAGCTCCTACGGAAGCAACACTACCGTCATCGTAA